The following are encoded together in the Xiphophorus hellerii strain 12219 chromosome 3, Xiphophorus_hellerii-4.1, whole genome shotgun sequence genome:
- the LOC116717539 gene encoding potassium/sodium hyperpolarization-activated cyclic nucleotide-gated channel 2 isoform X1, whose product MDGVAGGVGTPGSAGGSGGDTLPRRTDGEAKRRSKGSLPSPGYRLSQASLEGEKGSFSADSSSMGGRGRRPSIMSSSPRDSLPFRAAGTPTTPGTLPMALPPPAASSSSGSTHPPPAPRSVGFAASRAALASTSSTGTGVMVVATGAETTTTACNTTAAGTPDMACQSGLGGFGMGLDGEDYSNSNQSTFIQRQFGAMLQPGVNKFSLRMFGSHKAVAMEQERLKSAGAWIIHPYSDFRFYWDLLMLLLMMGNLIILPVGITFFRDENTPSWIIFNVVSDTLFMVDLVLNFRTGIMKEDSTEILLDPRAIRQKYLKTWFLVDFVSSIPVDYIFLMVDSLDSEVYRTARALRIVRFTKILSLLRLLRLSRLIRYIHQWEEIFHMTYDLASAMVRIVNLIGMMLLLCHWDGCLQFLVPMLQDFPSDCWVSKNLMVNDTWGVQYSYALFKAMSHMLCIGYGAQAPEGMTDVWLTMLSMIVGATCYAMFIGHATALIQSLDSSRRQYQEKYKQVEQYMSFHKLPADLRQKIHEYYEHRFQGKMFDEENILGELSEPLKEEIVSFNCRSLVANMPLFANADPNFVTAVLTKLRFEVFQPADFIIREGTVGRKMYFIQHGRVGVLTRGNKETKLSDGSYFGEICLLTRGRRTASVRADTYCRLYSLSVDSFNEVLEEHPMMRRAFETVAVDRLDRIGRKNSMLLRKSSQGGSLGGSMGRGGGRGGGGPGAGLAASGLGSCDSMLVQQIVKHDSMPAMQDTIAAAAAGRSGIIGGSGTVSPRPRPVIWAPLVHAPLQTAAATSNVAITLMHQQQQQQLQQLQQHALGAGFFLPSPMISPSPSSTFPLSPPRAPVLQPLRPSVSSLIGMMAMGGMSGLSPRGFPLSPSTIGPPGGVTSPPIAKTPPTSASSGPTSVQQGRTVIYGPRFQADHPSMTAGALVTPPAGGPGSPLHKVPPTNPPASSSGSSDGISCQQGAKEALLRHGVNSCQGLPALGRLTQEARLLSASQPTLPHRSWAAVQPHPPLHRKASGGNLLAAPFLAGQLARGGSAGMLTNNPTLQLVTNIPLNAQVQATGPIQLAMPIPANTASVPTAAHIPSTPFLPSSSPPKQTSLSSVTPSPTPSSPTTILTQTPRPKPTPSTLSCCSSPPSASPLSTPRPKPVPTPSPRSSSPSPSSTPPPSAVSTPVPLAQPYGPRSSLTSSSPPSSVLSSSPPHPQSPRAKASNTPPSASPLSGHSPTLTPTVSPIPTPTQTTRTRPSTPTQTLTPTSSPSPSGPSFSKSQSPTSCLQPSVSGSPRVSASSKTPKQTSPLNPIQLSAPASTPLSTNSPTKVTFSVHPVKQTSPVLSHSPTSGSSPSTKPSPSTTSSSATSCPSQSSSNPSSISTSSSTTTASHQQASTAAANQTAHTPSSANSTSPKGGKKDPQPAVTRTDSEGLRHKLPANM is encoded by the exons ATGGATGGAGTGGCGGGAGGTGTGGGCACTCCTGGCAGCGCTGGCGGCTCTGGGGGTGACACCCTGCCCAGGCGGACTGATGGAGAAGCCAAGCGGCGCAGTAAAGGCAGCCTGCCCTCCCCAGGCTACCGTCTGTCCCAGGCCTCTCTGGAGGGAGAGAAGGGCTCCTTCAGTGCAGACAGCTCCTCCATGGGTGGACGAGGCCGCCGCCCCTCCATCATGAGCTCCTCCCCCAGGGACAGCCTCCCATTTCGGGCGGCAGGCACCCCAACCACCCCGGGGACCCTACCCATGGCACTGCCACCTCCAGCAGCATCCTCCTCCTCTGGCTCTActcatcctcctcctgctccacGCTCTGTGGGCTTCGCAGCATCCCGTGCCGCCctggcctccacctcctccaccggAACCGGGGTCATGGTGGTGGCCACTGGCGCAGAGACGACCACCACAGCCTGCAACACCACCGCGGCGGGGACACCGGACATGGCATGTCAGTCTGGGCTGGGAGGGTTCGGTATGGGTCTGGACGGAGAGGACTACAGCAACTCCAACCAGAGCACCTTCATCCAAAGACAGTTTGGTGCCATGCTTCAGCCTGGAGTCAACAAGTTCAGTCTTCGTATGTTCGGGTCCCACAAAGCTGTTGCCATGGAGCAAGAGAGACTAAAATCAGCAGGAGCCTGGATCATCCACCCCTACAGTGACTTCAG attttattggGACCTGCTGATGTTACTGCTGATGATGGGGAACCTGATCATCCTGCCGGTGGGCATCACGTTCTTTCGGGACGAGAACACCCCTTCATGGATAATCTTCAACGTGGTTTCTGACACTCTCTTCATGGTTGACCTGGTTCTGAACTTCAGGACCGGCATCATGAAGGAAGACAGCACCGAGATCCTCCTTGACCCAAG GGCAATCCGCCAGAAGTACCTGAAGACCTGGTTCCTCGTGGACTTTGTGTCGTCCATCCCTGTGGACTACATCTTCCTGATGGTGGACAGTCTGGACTCGGAGGTCTACAGGACGGCCCGGGCGCTGCGGATAGTCCGCTTCACCAAAATCCTCAGCCTGCTCCGTCTGCTGCGCCTGTCCAGGCTCATCCGCTACATCCATCAGTGGGAGGAG ATCTTCCACATGACCTATGACCTTGCTAGTGCCATGGTGAGGATTGTAAACCTGATTGGTATGATGCTGCTTTTGTGCCACTGGGATGGCTGTCTCCAGTTTCTGGTCCCCATGCTGCAGGATTTCCCTTCTGACTGCTGGGTTTCCAAGAACCTGATGGTG AACGACACATGGGGTGTGCAGTACTCCTACGCTCTGTTCAAAGCCATGAGCCACATGTTGTGTATCGGGTATGGTGCCCAGGCTCCCGAGGGGATGACTGATGTGTGGCTCACCATGCTCAGTATGATCGTCGGCGCCACCTGCTACGCCATGTTTATCGGCCACGCCACCGCCCTCATACAGTCGCTGGACTCGTCTCGGCGACAGTATCAGGAGAAG TACAAGCAGGTGGAGCAGTACATGTCCTTCCACAAGCTTCCTGCCGATCTGCGGCAAAAGATCCACGAGTATTACGAGCATCGCTTCCAGGGCAAAATGTTCGATGAGGAGAACATTCTGGGAGAGCTCAGTGAGCCACTGAAGGAG GAGATTGTCAGCTTTAACTGCAGGAGCCTGGTGGCAAACATGCCGCTGTTTGCCAACGCTGATCCCAACTTTGTGACCGCAGTGTTGACCAAGCTCCGATTTGAGgtgtttcagccagctgacttcATCATTCGTGAAGGAACCGTTGGTCGTAAGATGTACTTCATTCAGCATGGACGGGTCGGCGTACTGACCAGAGGCAACAAGGAAACCAAACTGAGTGATGGGTCCTACTTTGGGG AGATCTGCTTGCTAACTCGTGGACGAAGAACAGCCAGCGTGCGCGCAGACACGTACTGCCGCTTGTACTCTCTCAGTGTGGACAGCTTTAACGAGGTTCTGGAGGAGCACCCAATGATGCGCCGAGCCTTTGAAACGGTCGCTGTTGACCGTTTGGACCGCATTG GTAGGAAGAACTCTATGCTCCTGCGAAAGTCATCCCAGGGTGGTTCTCTCGGTGGGAGTATGGGTCGTGGCGGAGGCCGCGGCGGAGGCGGTCCTGGTGCTGGCCTTGCAGCGAGTGGTCTGGGCTCCTGCGACAGCATGCTGGTGCAGCAGATTGTCAAGCATGACAGCATGCCAGCCATGCAGGACACCATCGCAGCCGCTGCCGCAGGAAGGAGCGGGATAATTGGAGGAAGTGGCACAGTGTCCCCTCGTCCCCGCCCTGTCATCTGGGCACCACTTGTCCATGCTCCCCTGCAGACGGCTGCTGCGACCAGTAATGTAGCCATCACTCTTATGcatcagcagcaacagcagcagctccagcagctgcagcagcacgCTCTCGGAGCTGGTTTCTTCTTGCCGTCTCCTATGATTTCTCCTTCACCCTCATCcacttttcctctttctcctccccGCGCTCCTGTGCTGCAGCCCCTTCGCCCTTCAGTGAGCTCTCTTATTGGGATGATGGCAATGGGAGGAATGAGTGGTTTGTCCCCAAGAGGATTTCCACTGTCACCCTCCACTATAGGCCCTCCAGGTGGGGTAACATCACCTCCAATTGCTAAAACACCACCCACTTCAGCTTCTTCTGGACCAACTTCTGTCCAGCAAGGACGGACTGTTATCTATGGTCCCCGTTTTCAGGCTGATCACCCCTCAATGACAGCTGGAGCACTTGTAACACCACCAGCAGGAGGGCCAGGCTCACCACTACACAAGGTACCACCCACCAACCCACCCGCATCCTCCAGTGGCTCATCAGATGGAATCAGCTGTCAGCAGGGTGCCAAAGAGGCTCTTCTACGTCATGGGGTGAACAGTTGTCAGGGTCTGCCAGCACTGGGGAGGCTAACCCAAGAGGCCAGGCTCCTGTCAGCCTCGCAGCCCACTCTTCCTCACCGCTCCTGGGCCGCTGTGCAGCCTCATCCTCCTCTCCATCGGAAGGCCTCTGGTGGGAATTTGTTGGCGGCTCCTTTCCTGGCAGGACAGTTGGCAAGAGGTGGCAGTGCAGGCATGTTGACCAATAACCCTACACTACAGCTGGTGACAAACATACCATTGAATGCACAAGTACAGGCCACAGGTCCTATTCAGCTGGCTATGCCAATCCCTGCAAACACAGCCTCTGTGCCCACAGCTGCACACATCCCCTCTACACCTTTCTTGCCATCTTCTTCCCCTCCAAAGCAGACCTCCCTCTCCTCCGTCACCCCGTCACCTACTCCTTCTTCCCCGACAACTATTCTTACCCAAACACCTCGACCAAAGCCAACTCCTTCGACACTGTCCTGCTGCTCCTCCCCACCCTCAGCAAGTCCGTTGTCCACACCCCGTCCCAAACCAGTTCCTACACCTTCTCCCcgctcttcctctccctctccatCCTCCACACCTCCTCCCTCAGCTGTTTCTACCCCAGTTCCTCTGGCTCAACCTTACGGACCCAGATCATCACTTACATCTTCATCTCCCCCATCCTCTGTGCTCTCCTCTTCTCCGCCGCATCCCCAGAGCCCCAGAGCCAAAGCATCCAACACACCTCCTTCTGCCTCTCCGCTGTCTGGCCACAGCCCTACCTTGACCCCGACTGTGTCACCAATTCCCACTCCAACTCAGACAACCCGCACCCGACCTTCTACTCCTACTCAGACACTTACTCCTACATCATCCCCGTCTCCTTCTGGACCCTCCTTTAGTAAATCCCAGAGCCCCACATCTTGCCTCCAGCCCTCCGTCTCTGGCTCACCCAGGGTTTCTGCCTCAAGCAAGACCCCAAAGCAGACTTCCCCTCTTAACCCCATTCAGTTGTCAGCCCCAGCCTCAACACCTCTTAGCACAAACTCTCCAACAAAAGTCACTTTCTCAGTTCATCCTGTGAAGCAAACCTCTCCTGTCCTTTCTCATAGTCCTACTTCTGGCTCCAGCCCTTCTACCAAACCAAGCCCTTCAACGACATCATCCTCTGCAACTTCATGTCCCAGCCAAAGTTCCTCAAACCCTTCCTCCATTTCTACCAGTTCCTCCACCACCACAGCCTCTCATCAACAAGCTTCCACTGCTGCAGCCAACCAGACAGCACACACACCCTCCTCTGCCAACTCCACCTCGCCAAAAGGGGGGAAGAAAGACCCTCAGCCGGCAGTCACCAGAACAGACTCGGAGGGATTAAGGCACAAACTGCCTGCTAACATGTAA
- the LOC116717539 gene encoding potassium/sodium hyperpolarization-activated cyclic nucleotide-gated channel 4 isoform X2, with product MDGVAGGVGTPGSAGGSGGDTLPRRTDGEAKRRSKGSLPSPGYRLSQASLEGEKGSFSADSSSMGGRGRRPSIMSSSPRDSLPFRAAGTPTTPGTLPMALPPPAASSSSGSTHPPPAPRSVGFAASRAALASTSSTGTGVMVVATGAETTTTACNTTAAGTPDMACQSGLGGFGMGLDGEDYSNSNQSTFIQRQFGAMLQPGVNKFSLRMFGSHKAVAMEQERLKSAGAWIIHPYSDFRFYWDLLMLLLMMGNLIILPVGITFFRDENTPSWIIFNVVSDTLFMVDLVLNFRTGIMKEDSTEILLDPRAIRQKYLKTWFLVDFVSSIPVDYIFLMVDSLDSEVYRTARALRIVRFTKILSLLRLLRLSRLIRYIHQWEEIFHMTYDLASAMVRIVNLIGMMLLLCHWDGCLQFLVPMLQDFPSDCWVSKNLMVYKQVEQYMSFHKLPADLRQKIHEYYEHRFQGKMFDEENILGELSEPLKEEIVSFNCRSLVANMPLFANADPNFVTAVLTKLRFEVFQPADFIIREGTVGRKMYFIQHGRVGVLTRGNKETKLSDGSYFGEICLLTRGRRTASVRADTYCRLYSLSVDSFNEVLEEHPMMRRAFETVAVDRLDRIGRKNSMLLRKSSQGGSLGGSMGRGGGRGGGGPGAGLAASGLGSCDSMLVQQIVKHDSMPAMQDTIAAAAAGRSGIIGGSGTVSPRPRPVIWAPLVHAPLQTAAATSNVAITLMHQQQQQQLQQLQQHALGAGFFLPSPMISPSPSSTFPLSPPRAPVLQPLRPSVSSLIGMMAMGGMSGLSPRGFPLSPSTIGPPGGVTSPPIAKTPPTSASSGPTSVQQGRTVIYGPRFQADHPSMTAGALVTPPAGGPGSPLHKVPPTNPPASSSGSSDGISCQQGAKEALLRHGVNSCQGLPALGRLTQEARLLSASQPTLPHRSWAAVQPHPPLHRKASGGNLLAAPFLAGQLARGGSAGMLTNNPTLQLVTNIPLNAQVQATGPIQLAMPIPANTASVPTAAHIPSTPFLPSSSPPKQTSLSSVTPSPTPSSPTTILTQTPRPKPTPSTLSCCSSPPSASPLSTPRPKPVPTPSPRSSSPSPSSTPPPSAVSTPVPLAQPYGPRSSLTSSSPPSSVLSSSPPHPQSPRAKASNTPPSASPLSGHSPTLTPTVSPIPTPTQTTRTRPSTPTQTLTPTSSPSPSGPSFSKSQSPTSCLQPSVSGSPRVSASSKTPKQTSPLNPIQLSAPASTPLSTNSPTKVTFSVHPVKQTSPVLSHSPTSGSSPSTKPSPSTTSSSATSCPSQSSSNPSSISTSSSTTTASHQQASTAAANQTAHTPSSANSTSPKGGKKDPQPAVTRTDSEGLRHKLPANM from the exons ATGGATGGAGTGGCGGGAGGTGTGGGCACTCCTGGCAGCGCTGGCGGCTCTGGGGGTGACACCCTGCCCAGGCGGACTGATGGAGAAGCCAAGCGGCGCAGTAAAGGCAGCCTGCCCTCCCCAGGCTACCGTCTGTCCCAGGCCTCTCTGGAGGGAGAGAAGGGCTCCTTCAGTGCAGACAGCTCCTCCATGGGTGGACGAGGCCGCCGCCCCTCCATCATGAGCTCCTCCCCCAGGGACAGCCTCCCATTTCGGGCGGCAGGCACCCCAACCACCCCGGGGACCCTACCCATGGCACTGCCACCTCCAGCAGCATCCTCCTCCTCTGGCTCTActcatcctcctcctgctccacGCTCTGTGGGCTTCGCAGCATCCCGTGCCGCCctggcctccacctcctccaccggAACCGGGGTCATGGTGGTGGCCACTGGCGCAGAGACGACCACCACAGCCTGCAACACCACCGCGGCGGGGACACCGGACATGGCATGTCAGTCTGGGCTGGGAGGGTTCGGTATGGGTCTGGACGGAGAGGACTACAGCAACTCCAACCAGAGCACCTTCATCCAAAGACAGTTTGGTGCCATGCTTCAGCCTGGAGTCAACAAGTTCAGTCTTCGTATGTTCGGGTCCCACAAAGCTGTTGCCATGGAGCAAGAGAGACTAAAATCAGCAGGAGCCTGGATCATCCACCCCTACAGTGACTTCAG attttattggGACCTGCTGATGTTACTGCTGATGATGGGGAACCTGATCATCCTGCCGGTGGGCATCACGTTCTTTCGGGACGAGAACACCCCTTCATGGATAATCTTCAACGTGGTTTCTGACACTCTCTTCATGGTTGACCTGGTTCTGAACTTCAGGACCGGCATCATGAAGGAAGACAGCACCGAGATCCTCCTTGACCCAAG GGCAATCCGCCAGAAGTACCTGAAGACCTGGTTCCTCGTGGACTTTGTGTCGTCCATCCCTGTGGACTACATCTTCCTGATGGTGGACAGTCTGGACTCGGAGGTCTACAGGACGGCCCGGGCGCTGCGGATAGTCCGCTTCACCAAAATCCTCAGCCTGCTCCGTCTGCTGCGCCTGTCCAGGCTCATCCGCTACATCCATCAGTGGGAGGAG ATCTTCCACATGACCTATGACCTTGCTAGTGCCATGGTGAGGATTGTAAACCTGATTGGTATGATGCTGCTTTTGTGCCACTGGGATGGCTGTCTCCAGTTTCTGGTCCCCATGCTGCAGGATTTCCCTTCTGACTGCTGGGTTTCCAAGAACCTGATGGTG TACAAGCAGGTGGAGCAGTACATGTCCTTCCACAAGCTTCCTGCCGATCTGCGGCAAAAGATCCACGAGTATTACGAGCATCGCTTCCAGGGCAAAATGTTCGATGAGGAGAACATTCTGGGAGAGCTCAGTGAGCCACTGAAGGAG GAGATTGTCAGCTTTAACTGCAGGAGCCTGGTGGCAAACATGCCGCTGTTTGCCAACGCTGATCCCAACTTTGTGACCGCAGTGTTGACCAAGCTCCGATTTGAGgtgtttcagccagctgacttcATCATTCGTGAAGGAACCGTTGGTCGTAAGATGTACTTCATTCAGCATGGACGGGTCGGCGTACTGACCAGAGGCAACAAGGAAACCAAACTGAGTGATGGGTCCTACTTTGGGG AGATCTGCTTGCTAACTCGTGGACGAAGAACAGCCAGCGTGCGCGCAGACACGTACTGCCGCTTGTACTCTCTCAGTGTGGACAGCTTTAACGAGGTTCTGGAGGAGCACCCAATGATGCGCCGAGCCTTTGAAACGGTCGCTGTTGACCGTTTGGACCGCATTG GTAGGAAGAACTCTATGCTCCTGCGAAAGTCATCCCAGGGTGGTTCTCTCGGTGGGAGTATGGGTCGTGGCGGAGGCCGCGGCGGAGGCGGTCCTGGTGCTGGCCTTGCAGCGAGTGGTCTGGGCTCCTGCGACAGCATGCTGGTGCAGCAGATTGTCAAGCATGACAGCATGCCAGCCATGCAGGACACCATCGCAGCCGCTGCCGCAGGAAGGAGCGGGATAATTGGAGGAAGTGGCACAGTGTCCCCTCGTCCCCGCCCTGTCATCTGGGCACCACTTGTCCATGCTCCCCTGCAGACGGCTGCTGCGACCAGTAATGTAGCCATCACTCTTATGcatcagcagcaacagcagcagctccagcagctgcagcagcacgCTCTCGGAGCTGGTTTCTTCTTGCCGTCTCCTATGATTTCTCCTTCACCCTCATCcacttttcctctttctcctccccGCGCTCCTGTGCTGCAGCCCCTTCGCCCTTCAGTGAGCTCTCTTATTGGGATGATGGCAATGGGAGGAATGAGTGGTTTGTCCCCAAGAGGATTTCCACTGTCACCCTCCACTATAGGCCCTCCAGGTGGGGTAACATCACCTCCAATTGCTAAAACACCACCCACTTCAGCTTCTTCTGGACCAACTTCTGTCCAGCAAGGACGGACTGTTATCTATGGTCCCCGTTTTCAGGCTGATCACCCCTCAATGACAGCTGGAGCACTTGTAACACCACCAGCAGGAGGGCCAGGCTCACCACTACACAAGGTACCACCCACCAACCCACCCGCATCCTCCAGTGGCTCATCAGATGGAATCAGCTGTCAGCAGGGTGCCAAAGAGGCTCTTCTACGTCATGGGGTGAACAGTTGTCAGGGTCTGCCAGCACTGGGGAGGCTAACCCAAGAGGCCAGGCTCCTGTCAGCCTCGCAGCCCACTCTTCCTCACCGCTCCTGGGCCGCTGTGCAGCCTCATCCTCCTCTCCATCGGAAGGCCTCTGGTGGGAATTTGTTGGCGGCTCCTTTCCTGGCAGGACAGTTGGCAAGAGGTGGCAGTGCAGGCATGTTGACCAATAACCCTACACTACAGCTGGTGACAAACATACCATTGAATGCACAAGTACAGGCCACAGGTCCTATTCAGCTGGCTATGCCAATCCCTGCAAACACAGCCTCTGTGCCCACAGCTGCACACATCCCCTCTACACCTTTCTTGCCATCTTCTTCCCCTCCAAAGCAGACCTCCCTCTCCTCCGTCACCCCGTCACCTACTCCTTCTTCCCCGACAACTATTCTTACCCAAACACCTCGACCAAAGCCAACTCCTTCGACACTGTCCTGCTGCTCCTCCCCACCCTCAGCAAGTCCGTTGTCCACACCCCGTCCCAAACCAGTTCCTACACCTTCTCCCcgctcttcctctccctctccatCCTCCACACCTCCTCCCTCAGCTGTTTCTACCCCAGTTCCTCTGGCTCAACCTTACGGACCCAGATCATCACTTACATCTTCATCTCCCCCATCCTCTGTGCTCTCCTCTTCTCCGCCGCATCCCCAGAGCCCCAGAGCCAAAGCATCCAACACACCTCCTTCTGCCTCTCCGCTGTCTGGCCACAGCCCTACCTTGACCCCGACTGTGTCACCAATTCCCACTCCAACTCAGACAACCCGCACCCGACCTTCTACTCCTACTCAGACACTTACTCCTACATCATCCCCGTCTCCTTCTGGACCCTCCTTTAGTAAATCCCAGAGCCCCACATCTTGCCTCCAGCCCTCCGTCTCTGGCTCACCCAGGGTTTCTGCCTCAAGCAAGACCCCAAAGCAGACTTCCCCTCTTAACCCCATTCAGTTGTCAGCCCCAGCCTCAACACCTCTTAGCACAAACTCTCCAACAAAAGTCACTTTCTCAGTTCATCCTGTGAAGCAAACCTCTCCTGTCCTTTCTCATAGTCCTACTTCTGGCTCCAGCCCTTCTACCAAACCAAGCCCTTCAACGACATCATCCTCTGCAACTTCATGTCCCAGCCAAAGTTCCTCAAACCCTTCCTCCATTTCTACCAGTTCCTCCACCACCACAGCCTCTCATCAACAAGCTTCCACTGCTGCAGCCAACCAGACAGCACACACACCCTCCTCTGCCAACTCCACCTCGCCAAAAGGGGGGAAGAAAGACCCTCAGCCGGCAGTCACCAGAACAGACTCGGAGGGATTAAGGCACAAACTGCCTGCTAACATGTAA